A portion of the Hoplias malabaricus isolate fHopMal1 chromosome 1, fHopMal1.hap1, whole genome shotgun sequence genome contains these proteins:
- the LOC136706109 gene encoding olfactory receptor 1M1-like codes for MTTLNASLFQNMSFVHPEYFYINGFTGIPLSKFYFVFLFMTYIIAVFGNSFVLFVILTDRSLHTPKYIGIFNLALADFGETNALIPNLMKTFLFDSQYISYNACLANMFFVFFFSNVQALILVVLAYDRFIAICSPLRYHAIMNNFSMLAASMGVWSFSIVLIGTTVALITRLSFCKTNEVKSYFCDHGPIYTIACNDNTINSVMAKLCSVLFIYAPLVIITVSYLGIFLAVSKITTWDGRIKSLKTCVSHLIIVGISFLPVISTYISALIFTLHPNTRIISTSLSSAIPPMVNPIIYVLNTNEFKDFLLKTLKNRLNIKVRVLAK; via the coding sequence ATGACCACTTTGAACGCAAGTTTATTTCAGAATATGTCCTTTGTGCATCCTGAGTATTTTTACATCAATGGATTCACTGGAATTCCTTTAAGCAAATTTTACTTCGTATTTCTGTTTATGACCTATATTATCGCTGTGTTTGGGAACTCTTTTGTGCTATTTGTAATACTTACTGACCGAAGTTTGCACACCCCTAAATATATAGGAATATTTAATTTAGCTTTAGCAGACTTTGGggaaacaaatgcactgattcCAAACCTAATGAAGACATTTCTGTTTGATTCACAATACATATCCTACAATGCTTGCTTGGcaaacatgttttttgtttttttcttcagcaATGTACAGGCTTTAATTCTTGTTGTCTTGGCATATGATCGCTTCATTGCCATTTGTTCACCCTTAAGATACCATGCCATTATGAATAACTTCTCCATGTTGGCAGCTTCAATGGGAGTTTGGtcattttccattgttttgATTGGGACAACAGTGGCTTTGATCACCAGACTTTCCTTCTGTAAAACCAATGAGGTAAAAAGCTATTTCTGTGACCATGGGCCAATTTATACAATTGCTTGTAATGACAACACTATCAACTCAGTTATGGCAAAACTTTGTTCAGTGCTATTCATCTACGCACCATTGGTTATAATAACAGTatcatatttaggcattttTCTTGCAGTAAGTAAAATTACAACATGGGATGGACGGATTAAATCCCTGAAAACCTGCGTTTCACACTTGATAATAGTAGGGATAAGTTTCCTCCCTGTCATAAGTACATACATTTCTGCATTAATATTTACTCTCCATCCCAATACAAGGATAATTAGTACATCACTGTCCAGCGCAATTCCTCCAATGGTAAATCCCATCATTTATGTCCTTAACACAAACGAATTCAAGGACTTCTTACTGAAGACCCTCAAAAACAGGCTCAACATAAAGGTCCGGGTTTTAGCAAAGTGA
- the LOC136705570 gene encoding olfactory receptor 10A6-like, which produces MNISAVSSNGTDALDQGFYLIAFNTIGNKNYIFMSLVLIYLITLLCNLIVLKVFIMNSSLQIPKFLAVCNLAVVDISINSVIIPQMVPVFVLNLNHISFEACFSQMFFMHFFGDLESFSLALLAYDRLIAICFPLRYPYINTNLRMGLIIAGLWFLVFLLELFPVTLASNLPYCKSRVVHSSCCEHGPVFVLACTDISFNKRLATAKSLVVLLCPLTFIILSYIVVVFAVLRIASTAQRWKAFNTCLTHMVLVLIYYVPIILAYILGGLKLVQATDLYTAILTVSVTLPPMLNPIIYSLKTEELRGKVFTFIKPQKVKHDLQKQEKYFR; this is translated from the coding sequence ATGAATATTTCAGCTGTCAGTAGCAATGGGACTGATGCTCTGGATCAGGGATTTTATCTAATTGCTTTCAACACAATAGGCAATAAGAACTATATTTTCATGTCCTTGGTACTGATCTACCTGATCACTCTGCTATGCAACCTCATTGTTCTGAAGGTGTTCATCATGAACTCCAGTCTACAgatccctaaattccttgctGTTTGCAACCTTGCTGTAGTTGACATTTCCATCAACAGTGTTATTATTCCACAGATGGTCCCTGTGTTTGTGCTCAACCTCAATCACATCTCTTTTGAGGCCTGCTTCTCCCAGATGTTCTTCATGCATTTTTTTGGTGATTTGGAAAGCTTCTCGCTCGCCCTCCTGGCCTATGATCGTTTGATCGCTATCTGCTTTCCTCTGCGCTACCCTTACATCAACACTAATCTGAGGATGGGTCTCATTATAGCCGGCCTTTGGTTTCTGGTTTTTCTACTTGAATTGTTCCCAGTAACTCTGGCCAGCAATCTCCCCTACTGTAAATCTAGAGTAGTTCATAGTAGTTGTTGTGAACATGgccctgtttttgttttggcttGTACAGATATCTCATTTAACAAGAGACTGGCCACTGCTAAATCTCTGGTGGTACTTCTCTGCCCTTTGACATTCATTATTCTCTCTTATATTGTTGTGGTGTTTGCAGTGTTGAGAATTGCATCCACTGCACAACGTTGGAAAGCCTTCAACACCTGTCTGACACACATGGTCTTGGTCTTGATTTACTATGTCCCAATAATCCTGGCATATATTTTGGGAGGCCTGAAATTAGTACAAGCAACAGATCTTTACACTGCTATTCTAACAGTGTCTGTTACCCTCCCACCAATGCTGAACCCAATCATATACAGCTTAAAGACTGAGGAGCTGAGAGGAAAGGTGTTCACATTTATTAAGCCTCAAAAGGTCAAACATGATctgcaaaaacaagaaaaatattttagatga
- the LOC136705651 gene encoding olfactory receptor 1f45-like: MNVSAVSGNGTDALDQGFYLIAFNTLDNKNYIILALVLIYLITLLCNLIVLKVFIMNSSLQSPKFLAVCNLAVVDISINSVIIPQMVPVFVLNLNHISFEACFSQMFFMHFFGDLESFSLALLAYDRLIAICFPLRYPYINTNLRMGLIIAGLWFLVFLLELFPVTLASNLPYCKSRVVQSCCCEHGPVYILACTDISFNRRLATAKSLVVLLCPLTFIILSYIVVVFAVLRIASTAQRWKAFNTCLTHMVLVLIYYVPIILAYILGGLKLVQSIDFFTAILTVTVTLPPMLNPIIYSLKTEEMRGKVLTFLKPPKIKPDLQKLEAVGQ; the protein is encoded by the coding sequence ATGAATGTTTCAGCTGTCAGCGGCAATGGGACTGATGCTCTGGATCAGGGATTTTATCTAATTGCTTTCAACACGTTGGACAATAAGAACTACATTATACTGGCCTTGGTACTGATCTACTTGATCACTCTGTTATGCAACCTCATTGTTCTGAAGGTGTTCATCATGAACTCCAGTCTACAGTCCCCTAAATTCCTTGCTGTTTGCAACCTTGCTGTAGTTGACATTTCCATCAACAGTGTTATTATTCCACAGATGGTCCCTGTGTTTGTGCTCAACCTCAATCACATCTCTTTTGAGGCCTGCTTTTCCCAGATGTTCTTCATGCATTTTTTTGGTGATTTGGAAAGCTTCTCGCTCGCCCTCCTGGCCTATGATCGTTTGATCGCTATCTGCTTTCCTCTGCGCTACCCTTACATCAACACTAATCTGAGGATGGGTCTCATTATAGCCGGCCTTTGGTTTCTGGTTTTTCTACTTGAATTGTTCCCAGTAACTCTGGCCAGCAATCTCCCCTACTGTAAATCTAGAGTAGTTCAGAGTTGTTGCTGTGAACATGGCCCTGTTTATATTTTGGCTTGTACAGATATCTCATTTAACAGAAGACTGGCCACTGCTAAATCTCTGGTGGTACTTCTCTGCCCTTTGACATTCATTATTCTCTCTTATATTGTTGTGGTGTTTGCAGTGTTGAGAATTGCATCCACAGCACAACGCTGGAAAGCCTTCAACACCTGTCTGACACACATGGTCTTGGTCCTGATTTACTATGTCCCAATAATCCTGGCTTATATTTTGGGAGGCCTGAAATTAGTACAATCAATAGATTTTTTCACTGCTATTCTAACAGTGACTGTTACACTCCCACCAATGCTGAACCCCATCATATACAGCTTAAAGACTGAGGAGATGAGAGGCAAGGTGTTAACATTTCTCAAGCCTCCAAAAATCAAACCAGATTTGCAAAAGCTAGAAGCAGTTGGCCAATAA
- the LOC136705730 gene encoding olfactory receptor 4M1-like yields MANTTQGPLGVLNSIFVLSSIELSREGAYATIIVSFSAYIFSMVTNLLLMVIVAVNRSLHEPMYILLCNLSLNDIISISALVPRAVFDIMFKNDIITFPAFFLQAWCLHIYGAAAVLILSAMAFDRYIAICYPLRYHTIMSRAAVTYLIVLTWSASFVIVMIVFALTLQYPFCRKQLSYYYCDNMSILSLTCATDTTVNNIFGLFVAGFLHVFGVLSVIFSYTSILITCYKSNDSESKSKAWNTCSTHLSVFVIYEISSSAVVLTHRFPNAPPTLQKILAMIGVIIPCCFNPVIYGLKSKDIKSKVIILRNKYMWRTF; encoded by the coding sequence ATGGCAAATACAACTCAAGGCCCTCTTGGTGTTCTGAACTCTATCTTTGTCCTGAGCAGTATAGAGCTGTCTCGTGAAGGAGCCTATGCCACAATTATTGTAAGTTTCTCTGCTTATATATTTTCAATGGTTACCAATTTGTTATTAATGGTAATAGTTGCTGTCAACAGGAGCTTACATGAGCCCATGTATATATTGCTGTGCAACCTTTCTTTAAATGACATTATAAGCATAAGTGCACTGGTTCCGAGGGCTGTTTTTGACATTATGTTTAAGAATGACATCATCACTTTCCCTGCCTTCTTCCTTCAAGCCTGGTGCTTGCATATTTATGGTGCAGCTGCTGTACTTATACTCTCTGCCATGGCATTCGATCGCTATATTGCCATCTGTTACCCTTTAAGATATCACACAATCATGTCAAGGGCTGCAGTCACATATCTCATAGTTTTAACATGGAGTGCTTCATTTGTCATAGTAATGATTGTGTTTGCTCTCACTTTACAGTACCCTTTCTGTAGAAAACAGCTGTCATATTATTACTGTGACAACATGAGTATTTTAAGCTTGACATGTGCTACTGACACAACAGTGAACAACATTTTTGGCCTTTTTGTAGCTGGGTTTCTTCATGTCTTTGGTGTGCTTTCCGTTATCTTCTCCTATACATCGATTCTAATCACATGCTATAAGAGCAATGACTCAGAGTCCAAATCAAAGGCCTGGAACACCTGTAGTACTCACCTGAGTGTGTTTGTTATTTATGAGATTTCATCTAGTGCTGTTGTTCTGACTCACAGGTTCCCAAACGCCCCTCCTACCCTCCAAAAAATACTGGCAATGATAGGAGTGATTATTCCCTGCTGTTTCAACCCAGTAATTTATGGTCTCAAATCTAAAGACATTAAATCCAAGGTGATAATTCTCAGGAACAAATATATGTGGAGAACATTCTGA
- the LOC136709230 gene encoding olfactory receptor 51A4-like: protein MNNFNSSSLQNISIVRPEYFYISGFTGIPYVKYYFIFLFLTYFIAVFGNSFVLFMIFTDRSLHIPRYIGIFNLALADFGETNALIPNLMKTFLFDSQYISYNACLANMFFVFFFLGVQSLTLVVLAYDRYIAIRLPLRYHSIVNNSLMFVVLIVVWSLSIIVIGLMVGGISRLSLCKTNEIKSYFCDHGPIYSIACNDNTMSSVMARVYNALFLYAPLFVVSLSYIGIFLELIKITTWEGRMKALKTCFTHMFLVGIFLLPIISTYIAALTFTLHPNARIINTSLSSAIPPMVNPIIYVLNTKEFRDFIVRMLKRRSKIKIHALTK, encoded by the coding sequence ATGAATAATTTTAACTCAAGTTCACTGCAAAACATATCCATTGTGCGCCCTGAGTACTTTTATATCAGTGGGTTTACTGGAATACcttatgtaaaatattactttatCTTTTTGTTTCTTACATATTTCATTGCTGTCTTTGGAAACTCATTTGTGCTTTTCATGATATTTACTGACCGTAGTTTGCACATTCCTAGATACATTGGAATCTTTAATTTAGCTTTAGCAGACTTTGGtgaaacaaatgcactgattcCAAACTTAATGAAGACCTTTCTGTTTGATTCACAATACATATCTTACAATGCATGTTTAgcaaatatgttttttgtttttttcttccttgGAGTTCAGTCTTTAACTCTTGTTGTTTTGGCATATGATCGTTATATTGCTATTCGCTTACCATTAAGATATCATTCAATTGTGAATAATTCCCTTATGTTTGTGGTTTTAATTGTTGTATGGTCACTTTCCATCATCGTGATTGGTTTGATGGTAGGTGGCATCAGTCGACTTTCCCTTTGTAAAACCAATGAGATAAAAAGCTACTTTTGTGATCATGGACCGATTTATAGTATTGCATGTAATGACAACACCATGAGTTCTGTTATGGCAAGAGTTTACAATGCATTGTTCCTCTATGCACCTTTGTTTGTAGTATCTCTATCATATATAGGCATTTTTCTTGAACTAATTAAAATTACAACATGGGAGGGACGGATGAAAGCACTGAAAACTTGTTTCACTCATATGTTCTTAGTAGGAATTTTTCTTTTGCCTATAATAAGTACATACATTGCTGCATTAACTTTTACTCTCCATCCCAATGCAAGGATAATAAATACTTCCCTATCAAGTGCCATTCCACCCATGGTGAATCCCATCATTTATGTCCTAAACACAAAAGAATTCAGAGATTTCATAGTGAGAATGCTCAAAAGGAGATCCAAAATAAAGATACATGCTTTAACAAAGTGA
- the LOC136709389 gene encoding olfactory receptor 51A4-like: MNNFNSSSLQNISIVRPEYFYISGFTGIPYVKYYFIFLFLTYFIAVFGNSFVLFMIFTDRSLHIPRYIGIFNLALADFGETNALIPNLMKTFLFDSQYISYNACLANMFFVFFFLGVQSLTLVVLAYDRYIAIRLPLRYHSIVNNSLMFVVLIVVWSLSITVIGLMVGGISRLSLCKTNEIKSYFCDHGPIYNNACNDNTMSSVMAKIYTALFLYAPLVAVSLSYIGIFLELSKITTWEGRMKALKTCFTHMFLVGIFLLPIISTYIAALTFTLHPNARIINTSLSSAIPPMVNPIIYVLNTKEFRDFIVRMLKKRSKIKIHALTK; encoded by the coding sequence ATGAATAATTTTAACTCAAGTTCACTTCAAAACATATCCATTGTGCGCCCTGAGTACTTTTATATCAGTGGGTTTACTGGAATACcttatgtaaaatattactttatCTTTTTGTTTCTTACATATTTCATTGCTGTCTTTGGAAACTCGTTTGTGCTTTTCATGATATTTACTGACCGTAGTTTGCACATTCCTAGATACATTGGAATATTTAATTTAGCTTTAGCAGACTTTGGtgaaacaaatgcactgattcCAAACTTAATGAAGACCTTTCTGTTTGATTCACAATACATATCTTACAATGCATGTTTAgcaaatatgttttttgttttttttttccttggagTTCAGTCTTTAACTCTTGTTGTTTTGGCATATGATCGTTATATTGCTATTCGCTTACCATTAAGATATCATTCAATTGTGAATAATTCCCTTATGTTTGTGGTTTTAATTGTTGTATGGTCACTTTCCATCACTGTGATTGGTTTGATGGTAGGTGGCATCAGTCGACTTTCCCTTTGTAAAACCAATGAGATAAAAAGCTACTTTTGTGATCATGGACCGATTTATAATAATGCATGTAATGACAACACCATGAGTTCTGTTATGGCAAAAATCTACACTGCACTGTTCCTCTATGCACCTTTGGTTGCAGTATCTCTGTCATATATAGGCATTTTTCTTGAACTAAGTAAAATTACAACATGGGAGGGACGGATGAAAGCACTGAAAACTTGTTTCACTCATATGTTCCTAGTAGGAATTTTTCTTTTGCCTATAATAAGTACATACATTGCTGCATTAACTTTTACTCTCCATCCCAATGCAAGGATAATAAATACTTCCCTATCAAGTGCCATTCCACCCATGGTGAATCCCATCATTTATGTCCTAAACACAAAAGAATTCAGAGATTTCATAGTGAGAATGCTCAAAAAGAGATCCAAAATAAAGATACATGCTTTAACAAAGTGA
- the LOC136707658 gene encoding olfactory receptor 51F2-like, translating into MSSLNSSLMQNTTIVHPEYFYISGFTGIPYVKYYFIFLIFTYIIAVFGNSFVLFMIYIDRSLHIPRYMGIFILALADLGDTNALIPNLIKTFLFDSQYISYNACIANMFFVFFFISVQSLTLVVLAYDRYVAICLPLRYHGIVNNSLMASALMGIWSYCAVLLGAIMALITRLSFCKTIEVKSYFCDHGPIYNIACNDNTINSIMAKIRTTLCIYAPFLVIILSYLGIFIELSKITSWEGRIKALKTCVSHLLIVGIFFIPIISTYIAALTFTLHPNTRIISTSLSSVIPPMVNPIIYVLNTKEFKDFLVKM; encoded by the coding sequence ATGAGCAGCTTGAACTCCAGTTTAATGCAAAACACAACCATCGTGCACCCTGAGTACTTTTACATCAGTGGATTTACTGGAATACCTTATGTGAAATACTATTTcatctttttaatttttacataCATCATTGCTGTGTTTGGAAATTCTTTTGTGCTTTTCATGATATATATAGACAGAAGTTTGCATATTCCTAGATACATGGGCATCTTTATTTTAGCTTTGGCGGACCTTGGTGACACAAATGCACTGATTCCAAACCTAATTAAAACCTTTCTGTTTGATTCACAGTACATATCTTACAATGCTTGTATTGcaaacatgttttttgtttttttcttcattagtgTACAGTCTTTAACTCTAGTTGTCTTGGCATATGATCGCTATGTTGCTATTTGTTTACCCTTAAGGTATCATGGAATTGTGAATAACTCTCTCATGGCTTCTGCTTTAATGGGAATATGGTCATATTGTGCTGTTTTGCTTGGGGCAATTATGGCTTTGATCACCCGACTTTCCTTCTGTAAAACAATTGaggtaaaaagttatttttgtgACCATGGACCAATTTATAACATTGCTTGCAATGACAACACCATAAATTCAATTATGGCAAAAATTAGGACTACGTTATGCATTTATGCACCTTTTCTTGTCATAATTCTGTCATATTTAGGTATTTTTATTGAGTTAAGTAAAATTACATCTTGGGAGGGGAGGATAAAAGCCTTGAAAACATGTGTCTCACACTTGTTAATAGTAGGAATATTTTTCATCCCTATAATAAGTACATACATTGCTGCTTTAACTTTTACTCTACATCCCAATACTAGGATTATCAGTACTTCACTTTCAAGTGTCATTCCTCCCATGGTAAATCCAATCATTTATGTCCTTAACACAAAAGAATTTAAAGATTTCTtagtgaaaatgtaa
- the LOC136707483 gene encoding olfactory receptor 1M1-like gives MDNLNSSVTNKTFVRPEYFYISGFSGIAYVKYYFIFLFFTYIIAVFGNSLVLFMILIERNLHIPKYIGIFNLALADFGETNALIPTLMKTFLFDSQYISYNACLANMFFVFFFTSVQSLTLVVLAYDRFIAICSPLRYYAIVNNSIMSAALMGVWSFCTVLIGTTVALITRLSFCKTNEVKSYFCDHGPIYTIACNDNIINSVMAKICNVLLIYVPLIAITVSYLGILLALCKITTWAGRLKALMTCSSHLLVVGTFFLPLLSTYIAALTFTLRPNARIISNSLSSAIPPMVNPIIYVINTKEFKDFIMKMVKQKSELMVHSLAK, from the coding sequence ATGGACAACTTGAACAGTTCAGTGACAAACAAAACCTTTGTGCGCCCTGAGTATTTTTACATCAGTGGATTTTCTGGAATTGCTTATGTGAAATACTactttatctttttattttttacctatATCATTGCTGTGTTTGGAAACTCATTGGTGCTTTTCATGATATTAATTGAGCGAAATTTGCACATTCCTAAATACATAGGAATATTTAATTTAGCATTAGCAGACTTTGGggaaacaaatgcactgattcCAACCCTTATGAAGACATTTCTGTTTGATTCACAATACATATCCTACAATGCTTGTTTGGcaaacatgttttttgtttttttctttactagTGTTCAGTCTTTAACTCTTGTTGTTCTAGCATATGATCGCTTCATTGCCATTTGCTCACCATTAAGATACTATGCTATTGTGAATAATTCCATCATGTCAGCAGCTTTAATGGGAGTTTGGTCATTTTGCACTGTTTTGATTGGGACAACAGTGGCTTTGATAACCAGACTTTCCTTCTGTAAAACCAATGAGGTAAAAAGCTATTTTTGTGATCATGGGCCAATTTATACAATTGCTTGTAATGATAACATTATAAACTCAGTTATGGCCAAAATCTGCAATGTGCTACTCATCTATGTACCTCTGATAGCCATAACTGTATCCTATTTGGGCATTTTACTTGCTTTATGTAAGATTACAACATGGGCTGGACGGCTGAAAGCTCTCATGACATGTAGTTCTCATCTGCTGGTAGTGGGAACATTTTTCCTCCCTTTACTGAGTACATACATTGCTGCATTAACTTTTACTCTTCGTCCAAACGCTAGGATAATCAGTAATTCACTCTCAAGTGCCATTCCTCCCATGGTAAATCCTATCATTTACGTCATAAACACAAAGGAATTTAAAGATTTCATAATGAAAATGGTCAaacaaaaatctgaattaatgGTCCATTCTTTAGCTAAGTGA